In Tissierellales bacterium, the genomic stretch GGTGAAGAATAGGATACCTTTTTACATTTTCTACAGTTAATTCTTCTTGATTTTCATAACAATGGATAGTTTTATGCTCAGCACCATGGTATTCAAATATTCTTTTCATATCATCTAATCTAGAAACAAGAGTTAAATATATTAAAAAAATTCCTATTCTAATTAAACCCTCTACTACATTTAACAGCATAATATTTTCTATTTTACTTTTTAATAAATTTGTTAAAAAAGTTGGTACTAGCATAAACAAAAATATTGCTATTAAAAATGATACTACCACTGAAAAGAAAATTCCTATATCTGCTACTTTATCTCCAAATTTATTATTTATATATTTTTCAAATTTACTTTCTTCATAGTCTTCCTCATCATAAAACTCTGCTGAATACATAAGAGTTTTAGTGCCAAGAATCATTGCCTCAAAAAGCCCTACTACTCCTCTAATAAAGGGTAAACTAAAAAATTTATTCCTCATTCCCAAAGTCTTAAGCTTTTTTTTCTCAACTAAAATTTCATTATCTGGCTTCCTAATAGCAACTGAAACTTCTTCAGGCCCTCTCATCATTATTCCCTCAATTAGTGCCTGACCGCCTATTGTAGTCATTTTTTTGGGTATTCTATCTATATCTTTTATTTTCAAAAAATCAACCCCTATTGTTTTCAATAAACTAATTATACCATATATAAGCAAAAATAAAGGCTAGATGCGTATAGCCTCTAACCTGTTTCTAAAAAAATTATTTCATACCATATTTTTTCTTAAATCTTTCAACACGTCCACCACGCTCAGTAAATCTTTGTTGTCCTGTAAAAAATGGATGGCATTCTGAACAAATTTCTACTTTTAAGTTTTCTTTTGTTGAACCTGTTTCGAATTTATTACCACAAGCACATGTTACTGTTACTTTTTCATGATACTCTGGATGAATACCCTTTTTCATTGTCTTCACCTCTCTCTTACTAACGTATATATTGAACATATTATTTACACTATCGACTTATTAATTATAGCATATTCTCTTTTCTTCTTCAACTATATCCATATTTTCTTTTTAGCAGTTTTAATAAACATATCATTGTTTTCTGTTCGAATCAAGTCTTCTATTAAGGTTTCAGTTACATTTTGAGTTGGTGCATTAGCTAAAGCCTTTCTAATAGCCCAAATAGTCTCTAATTCACTCTGCTTTAAAAGTAGCTCTTCTTTTCTAGTACTAGATTTATTTATATCTACTGCTGGGAATATTCTTTTTTCGGATAATCTTCTGTCTAAATGTATTTCCATGTTTCCAGTTCCCTTAAATTCTTCAAATATAACATCATCCATTCTACTTCCTGTTTCCACTAATGCCGTAGCTAATATAGTTAAACTTCCACCTTCCTCTATATTTCTAGCAGCACCAAAAAATCTTTTGGGTCTATGTAATGCTCCTGGATCCAATCCTCCAGAAAGAGTCCTGCCTGTAGCCGGTATAGTTAGATTATAGGCTCTTGCTAATCTAGTAATACTATCTAGTAGGACTACAACATCTTTACCATGTTCTACTAACCTTTTAGCTCTTTCGAGAACAATTTCTGCAACCTTAGTATGATGTCTTGGTAATTCATCAAAAGTAGAATATACAACATCACCTTTGACAGACCTTTGCATATCTGTAACCTCTTCCGGCCTTTCATCTATTAATAAGACAATAATTTCAATTTCAGGGTGATTTTCAGCTATAGAATTAGCCACTTTTTTTAGAAGAGTTGTTTTTCCAGCCTTTGGCGGAGATACAATCATTCCCCTTTGACCTTTTCCTATTGGCGATATTAAATCTATCATTCTAGTTGAAAGTTCATTGGGAGTAGTTTCAAGTTTTAATCTTTCTCTAGGATAAATGGGGGTTAAAGTATCAAAATTTGGTCTTTTATTACAAAACTCTGGGTCCATTCCATTTACACTTTTCACATATAGAAGAGCTTTGTATTTTTCACCAGATTTAGGGGGTCTAGTAATACCAAAGACTTTGTCTCCAGTTTTAAGTTTAAATCTTCTAATTTGGGAAGGAGAAACATAAATGTCCTTATCTCCAGATAAGTAATTGTCACTTCTCATGAAACCATAACCATCAATATGAATATCTAAAATACCCTCAGCACCGTTTATATCATCCATAAGCTCAATTTCTTCACTAATTTTGTCTGGTAATACTTTTAAATTAATATCTTCAATATTTATTTTACCATTATTCTCTTCTTTTTCAGGCTCTTTGTCTTCTTTTTCTATATTTTGATTTTCTTTAATTTCCTTTTCCTTATCCTCTCTTTCCTTCTCTTCTATCTTCATATCTTCTTGTGTTTTCTCAACAATTAAGTTTATTAATTCATTCTTTCTATACTTTGTAACAGCATTAATGCCTATAGTTTTAGCAATAACTCGAAGATCATCTAGTTTTTTCTCTTTTAACACTTGATAATCCAATTTGTCACCTCCATTATTAAACAATCATCACGTTTTTGTATAATTACTATCTTTCCTTTCGTCACTAGGGAATAAAATTAAGATATGTAAATACAGAAAAGCTTTCCCTTTGATAATACCATTTTATACAGTAATAGTCAACAAAATAGAACGTATTCTGTAGAATACGTTCTATTTTTTAATTTGTAAAACCTGATTCCATATCCCATTTTGCATACTCTGGTTTCTTATCAAGCCTATGTATAGCTTCAACAAACCTTATCGTTCCCGTTTCCGCCCTCATAACTACGGAAGAAGTTTTGGCTACATTACTATGATAGTATCTTATACCTTTCAAAAGCTCTCCATCAGAGATACCTGTAGCAGCAAATAACACTTTTTCTCCTTTTACTAAATCATCCATATATAAAATTTTATCTACATCAGCTCCCATTTCTAAACAACGTCTTCTTTCTTCATCATTTGTAGGATGAAGCTTTCCTTGAAATTCACCATCCATACATTTTAAAGCTGCTGCAGCAAGGACTCCTTCCGGTGCACCTCCAATCCCCATAAGAATATCTACTCCAGTGTCTTCAAAACATGTAGCAATTGCTGCCGCTACATCTCCATCACTGAATAATTTAATTCTAGCACCTATACCTCTTATTCGTTTAATTAATTTTTCATGTCTAGGCCTATCTATTAAAGTTACAGTAATATCAGAAACATCTTTCTTTAATGCTTTTGCTACATTTCTTATATTTTCTTCTATAGAGTCATTAATATCTATGGCCCCTTTAGCTTTTGGTCCTACAGCTATTTTATTCATATACATATCTGGAGCATGTAATAAACATCCTCTCGGTGCCACAGCCACAACAGAAATAGCATTGGCAAGACCTTTAGCAACAGATGTAGTTCCATCTAAAGGATCTACAGCAATATCTAGTTTAGGACAGTCTTTGACAGGAGTTCCTATTTGCTCTCCAATATACAACATAGGAGCTTCATCCATTTCCCCTTCTCCAATAACTACTGTACCGTCTATATTTAGTGTATCAAACATTTTTCTCATTCCATCTACTGCTGCTTGATCCGATATATCCTTATTTCCTCTTCCTAAATACCTTGCACTTTGTAACGCAGCCGCTTCTGTTACCCTAGCTAAGTTTAAGGCTAAGTTTCGATCCATAAAAAAGCCCCCTTATTTAATAATCTCATTGTATATATACATAGTATATTCTATCTGTGTATATTTTGTCAATTAGTGTAACCTATTTAATAAATAAATTACAAGGTTTAGTGCTTATTTCTATTTTTTATATTTACATAGTTCTCTACGATGTGAGCTATCACCACTTATAGAAGTGGTGGCTTCCTTGTTTCCTAGAACATAGCCTAACACTAGGTATTAGCGTTCTCTACAGGCTTAACTTTGGGCAGTACCCACCCTAGACGCTGACATTAAACGATTTTCAACTGAGAAGGCACCAATTTGTGGTGGCTACCACAAATTGGTACCTATAGTAATTTACAAACTTAAAGTTTCTGTTGATCTTTTTATTATTTATGGACCCCTTCCCAATCTTTTAAAAACTTATCTATTCCTATATCTGTCATTGGATGTTTAACCATTTGTAAAAATACTTTATATGGAATAGTAGCTATATGAGATCCTTTTTTAGCCGCATCTAGTACATGTAGTGGATGTCTAATACTTGCTGCTATTATTTCCGTTTCTATACTATAATTATTATATATTTTAACTATATCTTCTATAATATCCATACCTTCATTTCCTATATCATCCATCCTTCCTACAAAAGGACTTACATATGTGGCACCTGCTTTTGCAGCAAGTAGTGCTTGACTAGGAGAAAATACTAAAGTTACATTAGTTTTAATTCCTTCTCCATTTAAAACTTTTACTGCTCTCAAACCTTCACTTGTCATGGGTATTTTTATAATAATATTAGGATGGATTTTTGCCAACTCCCTAGCTTCATTAACCATGCCATCTTTTTCTAAGGAAATTACCTCAGCACTTATAGGTCCATCTAATATCGTAGTGATTTCTTCTATAACTTCTTTGAAATCCCTACCCTCTTTAGCAATTAGGGATGGGTTTGTAGTTACACCACATATTACCCCCCAATCGTTTATTTCTTTTATTTCATCTATATTAGCCGTATCTATAAACAGTTTCATAGCAAATCTCCTTCCTAAGCTCTTCCTTCTGAACCAAATAATTTCATTTTTTCTTCTATAGTTTTTTGCATAGCTTCTCTTGCTGGTCCTAATATTTTTCTTGGATCAATTTCATCTGGATTTTCTTTTACAAAGTTTTTAACTGCATTTGCAAATGAAATTCTAATATCTGTATCAATATTTATTTTATTTATACCTAAACTTACTGCCTTCTTAATATCTTTATCTGCAACTCCACTAGAACCATGTAATACTAGTGGCATATTTAATTCTTTTTTAATAGCTTCTATTCTATCAAAATCTAAATTTGGTTCTCCCACATATACTCCATGAGCAGTTCCAACTGCTATAGCTAAATAATCTACATTTGTCTCATCAACAAATTTTTTAGCTTCATCTACTGATGTAAATGTAGCATCTTTTTCATCTACTGTAATATCATCTTCTGTTCCACCTATTTTTCCTAGCTCCGCTTCTACAGATACTCCCATAGAGTGAGCAATTTCAATTATTTTCTTAGTTTCAGCAATATTCTCTTCCAATGGGAATCTTGAAGCATCTATCATTACAGAAGTAAAACCATGTCTTAAACAAAGCATTATCTGACTAAAATCTGTACCATGGTCTAAATGTAACGCTACTGGTACACTAGCCTTTTCAGCTGCTACTTTTACTAATGCCGCGATATATTCAACTCCAGCAT encodes the following:
- the glpX gene encoding class II fructose-bisphosphatase: MDRNLALNLARVTEAAALQSARYLGRGNKDISDQAAVDGMRKMFDTLNIDGTVVIGEGEMDEAPMLYIGEQIGTPVKDCPKLDIAVDPLDGTTSVAKGLANAISVVAVAPRGCLLHAPDMYMNKIAVGPKAKGAIDINDSIEENIRNVAKALKKDVSDITVTLIDRPRHEKLIKRIRGIGARIKLFSDGDVAAAIATCFEDTGVDILMGIGGAPEGVLAAAALKCMDGEFQGKLHPTNDEERRRCLEMGADVDKILYMDDLVKGEKVLFAATGISDGELLKGIRYYHSNVAKTSSVVMRAETGTIRFVEAIHRLDKKPEYAKWDMESGFTN
- the rpmE gene encoding 50S ribosomal protein L31, whose product is MKKGIHPEYHEKVTVTCACGNKFETGSTKENLKVEICSECHPFFTGQQRFTERGGRVERFKKKYGMK
- a CDS encoding DUF1385 domain-containing protein — encoded protein: MKIKDIDRIPKKMTTIGGQALIEGIMMRGPEEVSVAIRKPDNEILVEKKKLKTLGMRNKFFSLPFIRGVVGLFEAMILGTKTLMYSAEFYDEEDYEESKFEKYINNKFGDKVADIGIFFSVVVSFLIAIFLFMLVPTFLTNLLKSKIENIMLLNVVEGLIRIGIFLIYLTLVSRLDDMKRIFEYHGAEHKTIHCYENQEELTVENVKRYPILH
- the rho gene encoding transcription termination factor Rho, whose amino-acid sequence is MDYQVLKEKKLDDLRVIAKTIGINAVTKYRKNELINLIVEKTQEDMKIEEKEREDKEKEIKENQNIEKEDKEPEKEENNGKINIEDINLKVLPDKISEEIELMDDINGAEGILDIHIDGYGFMRSDNYLSGDKDIYVSPSQIRRFKLKTGDKVFGITRPPKSGEKYKALLYVKSVNGMDPEFCNKRPNFDTLTPIYPRERLKLETTPNELSTRMIDLISPIGKGQRGMIVSPPKAGKTTLLKKVANSIAENHPEIEIIVLLIDERPEEVTDMQRSVKGDVVYSTFDELPRHHTKVAEIVLERAKRLVEHGKDVVVLLDSITRLARAYNLTIPATGRTLSGGLDPGALHRPKRFFGAARNIEEGGSLTILATALVETGSRMDDVIFEEFKGTGNMEIHLDRRLSEKRIFPAVDINKSSTRKEELLLKQSELETIWAIRKALANAPTQNVTETLIEDLIRTENNDMFIKTAKKKIWI
- the fsa gene encoding fructose-6-phosphate aldolase, which codes for MKLFIDTANIDEIKEINDWGVICGVTTNPSLIAKEGRDFKEVIEEITTILDGPISAEVISLEKDGMVNEARELAKIHPNIIIKIPMTSEGLRAVKVLNGEGIKTNVTLVFSPSQALLAAKAGATYVSPFVGRMDDIGNEGMDIIEDIVKIYNNYSIETEIIAASIRHPLHVLDAAKKGSHIATIPYKVFLQMVKHPMTDIGIDKFLKDWEGVHK
- a CDS encoding class II fructose-1,6-bisphosphate aldolase; amino-acid sequence: MLVTGKEILQDAHKKGYAVGAFNVNNMEIIQAIINAAEETKSPVILQASQGGIGYAGVEYIAALVKVAAEKASVPVALHLDHGTDFSQIMLCLRHGFTSVMIDASRFPLEENIAETKKIIEIAHSMGVSVEAELGKIGGTEDDITVDEKDATFTSVDEAKKFVDETNVDYLAIAVGTAHGVYVGEPNLDFDRIEAIKKELNMPLVLHGSSGVADKDIKKAVSLGINKINIDTDIRISFANAVKNFVKENPDEIDPRKILGPAREAMQKTIEEKMKLFGSEGRA